A single Salmo salar chromosome ssa19, Ssal_v3.1, whole genome shotgun sequence DNA region contains:
- the LOC106578945 gene encoding inositol polyphosphate multikinase isoform X2 produces MQFYSKVYAEDCGDPCMLDLQHHLPKYFGTWSSPESPNELYLKLEDVTRRFQKPCIMDVKIGQKSYDPYASQEKRDQQIKKYPLMEEIGFLLLGMRVYKVNSDEYHSYDQHYGRGLLKDTITDGLSKFFSNGRSLRKDAIAASILKVQNILRWFEGQSQLTFYASSLLFVYEGLPPPSPEGHIFRGPPEKTTSAAVACCEPNEEVLEYNNNIQVAVPLDYSLSTMYAMYKKGCTRGHRGNATGATTTGPNPQEDNSTWKCPGLVSAEQPNGNGIKAQLEEAGVGEGGRGEPHPEQRASEVEVRMIDFAHVFPSESQDQGYIYGLKHLLEVLQQILHQ; encoded by the exons ATGCAGTTCTACAGCAAG GTCTACGCTGAGGACTGTGGCGACCCGTGTATGTTGGACCTCCAGCATCACCTCCCTAAATACTTTGGCACCTGGTCCTCGCCTGAATCTCCTAACG agctGTACCTGAAACTGGAGGACGTGACTCGGCGGTTCCAGAAGCCTTGTATTATGGATGTCAAGATCGGCCAGAAAAGCTACGACCCCTACGCCTCCCAAGAGAAGCGGGACCAGCAGATCAAGAAGTACCCTCTCATGGAGGAGATTGGCTTCCTGCTTCTCGGAATGAGG GTGTACAAGGTCAACTCTGACGAATATCACTCGTATGATCAACATTACGGGCGAGGCCTTCTCAAGGACACCATCACAGATG GTTTATCCAAGTTCTTCTCTAATGGGAGGAGTCTGAGAAAAGATGCCATCGCTGCCAGTATCCTGAAGGTCCAGAACATCCTGCGATGGTTCGAGGGCCAGAGCCAGTTAACCTTCTACGCCAGCTCTCTGTTGTTTGTATACGAGGGCCTGCCCCCTCCCAGCCCTGAGGGCCATATCTTCAGGGGCCCCCCAGAGAAGACTACGTCTGCTGCTGTTGCCTGCTGCGAGCCCAATGAAGAAGTGTTGGAATACAACAACAACATCCAGGTTGCCGTGCCGCTTGACTACAGCCTGTCCACCATGTACGCCATGTACAAGAAGGGCTGCACCCGGGGTCACCGTGGCAATGCCACCGGAGCCACCACGACAGGCCCCAACCCCCAGGAGGACAACAGCACGTGGAAGTGCCCAGGTCTGGTGTCAGCAGAACAACCCAACGGCAACGGTATCAAAGCCCAACTGGAAGAGGctggggtgggggagggaggccGGGGGGAGCCGCATCCAGAGCAGAGAGCCAGCGAAGTGGAGGTGAGGATGATTGATTTTGCCCACGTCTTCCCCAGTGAGAGCCAGGACCAAGGCTATATCTATGGCCTGAAACACTTGCTGGAGGTGCTGCAGCAGATCCTCCACCAATAA